One window of Ziziphus jujuba cultivar Dongzao chromosome 5, ASM3175591v1 genomic DNA carries:
- the LOC107435713 gene encoding RNA-binding protein 2 — MAEGFWNHRQFLLPSSGGVHKRPRSDYDITPSGQPSGHEMHSYLIRDNNHVKVGTGAVRNTKAIDSAYDRYLQSAQNSSFASEEANAIGGVGLERAFSGGMPRLTTANHALMGRHGDVVRDLARNGQNIGFVDQLPVDEMARPGQERTPLPPDASNTLYVEGLPPDSTRREVAHIFRPFVGYKEVRLVSKESKHRGGDPLILCFVDFANPACAATAMSALQGYEMDELNPGSNYLRLQFSRFPGPRSGSGSRGKR; from the exons ATGGCGGAGGGATTCTGGAACCATCGGCAGTTTCTGCTTCCCTCGTCTGGAGGAGTGCATAAGCGTCCCCGTTCCGACTATG ATATCACCCCTTCTGGCCAGCCTTCAGGCCATGAGATGCATAGTTATTTAATACGAGATAACAATCATGTTAAAGTTGGTACTGGGGCGGTGAGGAATACAAAAGCAATTGATTCAGCCTATGATCGTTATCTCCAGAGTGCT caAAATTCTTCCTTTGCTTCTGAAGAAGCCAATGCAATTGGTGGAGTTGGACTGGAAAGGGCTTTTAGTGGTGGAATGCCTCGTCTTACAACTGCCAATCATGCTCTCATGGGTCGTCATGGCGATGTGGTTCGGGATTTAGCACGAAATGGTCAAAATATTGGTTTTGTAGATCAGCTTCCTGTGGATGAAATGGCTAGGCCAGGTCAGGAAAGGACCCCTTTGCCTCCAGATGCTTCCAACACCTTATACGTTGAAGGACTTCCTCCTGACAGCACAAGAAGGGAAGTAGCTC ATATCTTCCGCCCTTTTGTGGGTTATAAAGAAGTGAGACTTGTGAGTAAAGAGTCCAAACAC CGAGGTGGTGATCCGCTCATTCTTTGTTTCGTGGATTTTGCAAATCCAGCCTGTGCAGCAACTGCTATGAGTGCCTTGCAAG GCTATGAAATGGATGAACTCAACCCTGGTTCTAATTACTTGAGGTTGCAGTTTTCTCGATTTCCAGGACCTAGATCTGGTTCTGGATCGCGTGGTAAGAGGTGA